In a single window of the Nicotiana tomentosiformis chromosome 10, ASM39032v3, whole genome shotgun sequence genome:
- the LOC104115349 gene encoding pentatricopeptide repeat-containing protein At2g26790, mitochondrial, with protein MWVSTIRSASYRYLFKNSYQFIRLKSVSSVAQLSPYFSDSSSDEQNGNTQMKNSTNNIVEVNSYWVTEMLNSLKEEPENALLFFRQLKESGFKHDVHTYMAMVRTFCYWGMDMKLDSLFVEVINCGKKDLGFEVSDLFAELVEGLNAEGPNSLVQALDGLVKAYVSLRMFDEAIDVLFKTKRCGFGLSVLSCNYLMNRLVECGKVDMAVAVYKQLRRIAVKPNVYTYGIVIKALCRKGNLEEAVGVFEEMEKAGDTPNEFTYSTYIEGLCSYGRSDLAYDVLRAWKGANIPLNVYAYTAVIRGFVNEKKLQEAEIVLLDMEEQELIPDAFSYGAIIHGYCDTGNITKALDFHDKMEARGIKSNCVIVSSILQCLCKNGKACYVVDQFSSFMKQGIFLDEVAYNVVIDALCQLGRFEEAVELLDEMKGKRMTLDIVHYTTLINGYCLHGKILDALDLFEEMKEKGLKPDVITYNVLAGGFSRNGLVKEALHLLDHMKGRGLTPTTVTHNVIIEGLCIGGYKEQAEAFFSSLEFKSIENYAAMVNGYCESGNTKDAYELFVRLSKQGILIRRNSRLKLLSSLCLEGEYGKAVKLFEIVLTLGDDTCKIMYSKLIACLSSAGDMKRARWVFDNMVWRGLTPDVVIYTMMLNGYCKVNRLQEAVNLFDDMKERGISPDVITYTVMLDGHSKNLKRDRLSSYTRRNGGEIGENIVPPAFWSEMKEMELTADVICYTVLIDSHCKSDNIDDAIRLFTEMIDRGLEPDNVTYTALICGYCKQGHVEMAKDLVNYMWSKGIQPDSHTISALHHGIIKAKKVHLRHNNNLGKR; from the coding sequence ATGTGGGTTTCAACAATAAGGTCAGCTTCTTATAGATACCTATTCAAGAACAGCTATCAATTTATTCGACTTAAATCAGTTTCTTCAGTAGCTCAATTAAGCCCATATTTTTCGGATTCTAGTTCTGATGAACAAAATGGAAATACCCAAATGAAAAATAGTACCAATAATATTGTTGAGGTAAATTCTTATTGGGTCACTGAAATGCTCAACAGTTTAAAGGAAGAGCCTGaaaatgctttattattttttcgTCAATTAAAAGAAAGTGGATTTAAACATGATGTACATACTTATATGGCTATGGTTAGGACATTTTGTTATTGGGGTATGGATATGAAATTGGATTCTTTATTCGTGGAGGTTATAAATTGTGGAAAAAAAGATTTGGGGTTTGAGGTTTCTGATTTGTTTGCGGAACTAGTGGAGGGGTTAAATGCTGAGGGCCCTAATTCGTTGGTTCAGGCTTTGGATGGGTTGGTTAAGGCTTACGTGAGTTTAAGGATGTTTGATGAAGCTATTGATGTGTTGTTCAAGACGAAAAGGTGTGGTTTTGGGCTGAGCGTGTTGTCGTGTAATTATCTCATGAATCGTCTTGTTGAGTGCGGGAAAGTAGATATGGCCGTGGCGGTTTATAAACAGTTGAGGAGGATTGCGGTGAAACCCAATGTGTATACATATGGGATCGTGATCAAAGCGTTATGTAGAAAAGGTAATTTGGAAGAAGCGGTTGGTGTGTTTGAGGAGATGGAGAAAGCTGGTGATACTCCTAATGAGTTTACTTATTCTACTTATATTGAAGGGCTTTGCTCGTATGGTCGATCAGACTTGGCTTATGATGTATTGCGGGCATGGAAAGGGGCGAATATACCCCTTAATGTCTATGCTTATACTGCTGTAATTCGCGGGTTTGTTAATGAGAAAAAGTTGCAAGAAGCAGAAATTGTTCTGCTTGACATGGAGGAGCAAGAACTGATCCCTGATGCCTTTTCTTATGGGGCTATAATTCATGGTTACTGCGATACCGGGAATATTACTAAAGCTCTGGATTTCCATGACAAGATGGAAGCAAGGGGTATCAAAAGTAATTGTGTGATTGTCAGCTCAATTCTTCAGTGCTTGTGCAAAAATGGTAAGGCATGTTATGTTGTTGATCAGTTCAGTAGTTTTATGAAGCAGGGCATTTTTCTTGATGAGGTGGCTTATAATGTCGTAATTGATGCCCTGTGCCAACTCGGTAGGTTTGAAGAGGCGGTGGAGTTGCTTGATGAGATGAAGGGTAAGAGGATGACACTTGACATTGTGCATTACACTACTTTAATAAATGGGTATTGTCTCCATGGAAAAATATTAGATGCGTTGGATTTATTtgaagaaatgaaagaaaaaggaTTAAAACCTGACGTTATTACATATAATGTGCTTGCTGGTGGATTTTCTAGAAATGGCCTTGTTAAAGAGGCACTTCACCTTTTGGACCATATGAAGGGACGAGGGTTGACGCCAACAACTGTCACACATAATGTGATTATTGAGGGCTTATGTATCGGAGGTTACAAAGAGCAGGCTGAAGCATTTTTTAGTAGTTTGGAGTTTAAATCTATAGAAAATTATGCTGCCATGGTGAATGGGTATTGTGAATCAGGCAACACGAAAGATGCCTATGAACTTTTTGTTAGGCTATCAAAACAAGGCATTTTAATTAGAAGGAACTCTCGTTTGAAGCTTTTGAGTAGCCTCTGTTTGGAAGGTGAATATGGGAAAGCGGTAAAGTTGTTCGAGATAGTATTGACTTTAGGTGATGACACTTGTAAAATAATGTACAGTAAACTAATTGCTTGTTTATCTAGTGCTGGAGATATGAAAAGGGCCAGGTGGGTGTTCGATAATATGGTTTGGAGAGGATTAACGCCTGACGTGGTTATTTATACTATGATGTTAAATGGTTATTGCAAGGTGAATCGCTTGCAGGAAGCCGTTAATCTTTTTGATGATATGAAGGAAAGGGGCATTTCTCCTGATGTGATCACTTACACAGTTATGCTTGATGGTCACTCTAAGAATTTAAAAAGAGATCGATTGTCATCATATACAAGGAGGAATGGCGGAGAAATCGGGGAAAATATAGTTCCTCCAgctttttggagtgaaatgaaggAGATGGAATTAACAGCTGATGTTATTTGCTACACTGTTTTGATTGACAGTCATTGTAAATCAGATAACATTGATGATGCTATTCGCCTTTTCACTGAAATGATTGATAGAGGTTTAGAACCTGATAATGTTACATACACAGCTCTGATATGTGGCTATTGTAAGCAAGGGCATGTTGAGATGGCTAAAGACCTTGTGAATTATATGTGGAGTAAGGGAATACAACCAGATAGCCAtacaatctcagcattacatcATGGTATCATAAAGGCCAAAAAGGTGCACCTTAGGCATAACAATAACTTGGGAAAACGCTGA
- the LOC104115351 gene encoding uncharacterized protein has protein sequence MEAFTGLSPRINTLALNKEKYHEPDFQDSQSESTDHNGDYQDRHFDHSMDALEILKETVRILRYNPIGFLSIATLLICPVSAILLSNVLVDQSIVKKLTIRLLLLAKSSGLPLKPFIKQSCQKFSEMVISAVMCFPLYVTLLLLSKAAIVYSVDCTYSRKNFDSKKFYVIVTKIWKRIVITYMWVCMVISGCLALFIVLLVAVSSAFSVMGFPPDLILYPAMIVGMIFSIILANAMIICNIAIVISVLEDDSGPQALLRSSSLIKGQTQVGLLIFLGSTIGMAFVEGLFEHRVKILSYGNGSSRIWEGPLLVIMYSFVMLIDSMMSTVFYFSCKSYRMEASNEETLPVLEALTISSALEEVQ, from the coding sequence ATGGAAGCTTTTACTGGACTGAGTCCAAGAATTAACACACTTGcattaaataaggaaaaatatcATGAGCCGGATTTTCAAGATTCTCAATCGGAGTCCACAGATCATAATGGTGATTACCAAGATAGGCATTTTGATCATTCTATGGATGCATTGGAGATTTTAAAGGAAACTGTGAGGATTCTTAGGTACAATCCTATAGGTTTCTTGTCAATTGCTACATTGTTAATTTGTCCTGTTTCTGCTATTCTTTTATCTAATGTTTTAGTTGATCAATCTATTGTGAAGAAACTGACTATTAGGTTATTGCTTTTGGCTAAGTCCAGTGGCCTTCCACTTAAGCCCTTTATCAAACAGTCTTGCCAAAAGTTTTCTGAAATGGTGATTTCAGCTGTAATGTGCTTTCCTTTATATGTTACTTTATTGCTCTTGTCTAAAGCTGCTATAGTCTACTCTGTTGATTGCACTTATTCGAGGAAGAATTTCGACTCTAAGAAGTTTTATGTTATTGTTACAAAGATTTGGAAGCGCATCGTCATAACTTATATGTGGGTGTGTATGGTGATTTCTGGTTGTCTCGCGTTGTTTATTGTACTTCTTGTGGCGGTGAGCAGTGCTTTCTCTGTAATGGGGTTCCCTCCGGACTTGATTTTGTACCCCGCGATGATAGTTGGGAtgatattttctataattttagcaAATGCTATGATCATTTGCAATATTGCTATTGTGATATCTGTTTTGGAGGATGATTCTGGACCGCAGGCGTTGCTTCGGTCCAGTTCTCTCATTAAGGGGCAAACACAAGTTGGGCTATTGATATTTCTCGGATCGACTATTGGGATGGCATTTGTGGAGGGTTTGTTTGAGCATAGAGTGAAGATACTAAGCTATGGAAATGGATCTTCAAGAATATGGGAAGGGCCCCTTTTGGTAATAATGTATTCGTTTGTTATGCTTATTGACTCTATGATGAGTACTGTTTTCTACTTCAGTTGTAAATCCTATAGAATGGAAGCCTCAAATGAAGAAACTTTGCCTGTATTAGAAGCCTTGACAATTTCTTCAGCATTAGAAGAAGTTCAATAA